In Carya illinoinensis cultivar Pawnee chromosome 16, C.illinoinensisPawnee_v1, whole genome shotgun sequence, a single window of DNA contains:
- the LOC122298943 gene encoding putative disease resistance protein At3g14460: MPPQISKLTCLRTLSHLIVGEASCSGVKELGPLFHLQGTLCISRLENVIEPRDAKDAKLIEKFGLDGLLLEWSDNLNESKDKTSELDILSMLHPGGTLKELIIRRYGGVRFPSLLRYSSFPNMVLLRIENCKKCTSLPPIGQLPSLKDLWIEGMDSMKNIDAEFYGKNCQQTFRSLVTLYFKGMGGWENWISYGEFPHLQNLFIGDCPKLLGKLPNHLPLLEKVAEDLATFKCKELAHLWTDDVGSLPQLPCLRVLKIEGCTKLASLVAEEVEEQLQLGMPSMVREIKIQNCIVLESLPKAMMYNNTCLEYIQIVKCNSLLYFAKVQLPPTLKRLEIVHCKNMLVLLNGDNTSCSSSGSSSNNTSLLEYLYIENCPSLKSLTSSGELPYKNFEKFSKFWFLVAKTNENAIVKSWRQLQREEELLTANLRLLQISSCEKMQALLNCIHRLTSLQELQIKACPGILFFPEEGFPINLRSLVISDLNITEALFEWGLHRLTSLSRLVISGGCQHLTSFPEKKLPADSLTNLTIERFPNLETLSSEGFRSLTSLE; this comes from the exons ATGCCTCCACAAATCAGTAAATTGACATGTCTGCGAACACTGTCTCATCTAATTGTGGGAGAAGCAAGTTGCTCTGGAGTAAAGGAGTTGGGGCCTTTATTTCATCTTCAAGGGACACTCTGTATTTCAAGATTGGAGAATGTGATTGAACCTAGGGATGCAAAGGACGCTAAGTTAATTGAAAAGTTTGGCCTTGATGGCTTGTTATTGGAATGGAGTGACAACTTGAACGAGTCAAAAGACAAAACAAGTGAATTAGATATACTGAGCATGCTACACCCGGGAGGCACTTTGAAAGAGCTCATTATCAGGCGTTATGGTGGTGTAAGATTTCCATCTTTGCTACGATATTCCTCATTTCCTAATATGGTGCTTTTAAGGattgaaaattgtaaaaaatgcACATCATTGCCACCAATTGGGCAATTACCATCACTCAAAGACCTTTGGATCGAAGGCATGGATAGCATGAAGAATATAGATGCAGAGTTTTATGGGAAAAATTGCCAACAAACTTTTAGATCCTTGGTGACACTGTATTTCAAGGGGATGGGAGGATGGGAGAACTGGATTTCTTATGGAGAATTCCCACACCtgcaaaatctttttataggaGATTGTCCCAAGCTTTTGGGAAAGTTACCTAACCACCTTCCCTTACTAGAGAAAGTT GCAGAGGATTTAGCCACTTTCAAGTGCAAGGAGTTGGCACATTTGTGGACAGATGATGTGGGATCACTGCCACAGCTCCCATGTCTTCGTGTTTTGAAGATTGAGGGTTGTACCAAACTAGCTTCTTTGGTGGCAGAAGAAGTAGAAGAGCAGCTGCAACTTGGAATGCCATCAATGGTCAGAGAAATCAAGATCCAGAATTGCATTGTCCTAGAATCCTTACCCAAGGCAATGATGTACAACAACACATGTCTGGAGTACATTCAAATTGTAAAATGCAATTCCCTACTTTACTTTGCAAAAGTCCAGCTACCACCAACTCTAAAGCGGCTAGAGATAGTACATTGCAAGAATATGCTGGTTTTGCTTAATGGGGATAACACTAGCTGCAGCAGCTCtggcagcagcagcaacaacacTTCTCTTCTCGAGTACTTGTATATTGAAAATTGTCCATCCCTTAAATCCTTGACCTCAAGCGGAGAATTACCT TACAAAAACTTTGAAAAGTTTTCaaagttttggtttttagtCGCGAAAACAAACGAGAATGCTATTGTCAAAAGTTGGAGACAATTGCAAAGAG AGGAAGAGTTGCTCACTGCCAACCTGAGATTGCTTCAAATTTCTAGCTGTGAGAAAATGCAGGCCTTACTCAATTGCATACACCGCCTCACCTCTCTTCAAGAATTGCAAATAAAGGCATGTCCAGGAATTCTGTTCTTTCCCGAAGAAGGATTTCCCATCAACCTAAGATCACTTGTGATATCTGATCTCAACATCACTGAGGCCTTGTTTGAGTGGGGGTTGCATCGGCTTACATCTCTTAGCCGACTTGTCATTAGTGGTGGATGTCAGCACCTGACGTCCTTTCCAGAGAAGAAACTGCCAGCTGACTCTCTAACCAACCTCACTATTGAACGCTTCCCGAACTTGGAAACCCTGTCTTCCGAAGGTTTTCGAAGCCTCACCTCTCTTGAGTAG
- the LOC122298944 gene encoding uncharacterized protein LOC122298944, translating to MKLLAWNCRGLGNPRTVRELHLLVKEKVPQVVFISETKCNREKVEKIRNRLGLANSFVVESRGRSGGLAMMWSEKTYASLFSYSIHHISLEACNEEGGSKYHVTGFYGDPVVMKRRACWDLLRLLRPESNCPWLCMGDFNELLSNEEKYGAAERPFSQMESFREALDECELSDLGFFGSRFTWCNKREGRAFIKERLDRAFGNSSWPNLFESSIVQVLPVLTSDHAPLLIHCFNSQEERLEHKKLSRYEAFWSKKQECRDIIQRTWLSFRGRNSNLKNVQHALESSMVQLQAWVRRTRDHQRQKVKQKTDMIMQMQNQNEGELNAEIKALQDEVEVFMEDEELIWKQRAKQQWLKDGDRNSKFFHKCASHRRKVNVIKSITDERGNRATNRAEHIVGGDVAAAVQEILETRRGVAEINETYIALIPKKKLPTIVSEYRPISLCNVIYKVVSKVLANRLKLFLPSIISPSQSAFVPGRLISDNIIVAYETMHSMKHRMRGKREGYMALKLDMSKAYDRIEWPFLEAVLLKMGFSKEWTELVMSCVSSVKYSILINGTPQQKFCPKRGLRQGDPLSPYLFILCSEVLGLLLDQAEQKGFISGFPFARGRLLVNHLFFADDSLLFCKANALEWSRLFGILKMYEYASGQRLNMDKTAVYFSSNTRAEAKEVILAAAGLEEAKSYEKYLGLPAYVGKQKLNAFKPVLDNIRARMHSWSVRFLSQAGKEVLLKSVIQAIPTYCMSIFKLPKAILNSINSLMQRFWWGMKGDRSKIKWLSWKTLGISKEEGGLGYRDFENFNVALLAKQGWRLLKQPDSLPARILKAKYFHKSDFIQAKLGSNPSFLWRSFTAGREVLREGMLWCIGNGNSVRIWKDKWIPRPTSYKVQSTVRVLDESSKVSCLIDQHRVEWNKALLQDVFDPEEIEVISRIPISITNANDKLTWRCTKDGSFSVKSAYHLLCMMEANNQGQSSSVVPNNKSWSMIWKLGIPNANRMLIWRACHESLPTKLNLFKKRIVESPFCPVCQLEQESVMHALWSYASVQDVWSLTTVYQIWKRRNHFIFEQKFWEPGKVVDAASQVVTDYSVANNKDVAVQVSSRQSVSNWRAPPLNVFKVNWDAAVDKSKCKIGAGIVIRNWEGSVVASLRSPKDSFPDALLAESYGVLKAILFSQQLGLTHVIFEGDAQQVVLALNKPSQDEFPAGVFLSDAKLLLGSFVRWSVEHVSRDCNSVAHVLAKDALKLSEESIPLGEIPSCIHPLGLLS from the exons ATGAAACTCTTGGCatggaactgtcgagggcttgggaaccctcgtacAGTTCGAGAACTTCACCTTCTGGTGAAAGAAAAGGTCCCACAGGTTGTGTTTATCTCTGAGACTAAGTGCAACCGTGAGAAAGTAGAAAAGATTAGGAACAGATTGGGGTTAGCAAACAGTTTTGTGGTGGAAAGTAGAGGGAGGAGTGGGGGTCTGGCAATGATGTGGAGTGAGAAAACTTAtgcttctttgttttcttattcGATACACCATATTTCTTTAGAGGCATGTAATGAGGAGGGAGGCAGCAAGTACCATGTAACTGGCTTTTATGGGGATCCCGTCGTGATGAAAAGGAGAGCTTGTTGGGATTTGTTGAGGTTGTTGAGACCAGAAAGTAACTGCCCTTGGTTATGCatgggtgattttaatgagttGCTGTCAAATGAGGAGAAGTATGGGGCTGCTGAAAGACCTTTTTCCCAAATGGAAAGCTTCAGAGAGGCTTTGGATGAGTGTGAGCTTAgtgatttgggtttttttggaTCAAGGTTCACGTGGTGTAATAAAAGAGAGGGAAGGGCATTTATCAAGGAAAGATTAGACAGGGCTTTTGGCAATTCCAGTTGGCCTAATCTGTTTGAATCCTCAATTGTTCAAGTGTTACCTGTTTTAACTTCAGACCATGCACCATTGTTGATTCACTGTTTTAATTCACAGGAGGAACGGTTAGAACACAAGAAATTAAGCAGGTATGAAGCTTTCTGGTCTAAGAAACAGGAATGTAGGGATATTATACAAAGGACATGGCTATCTTTTAGGGGCAGAAATAGTAACTTGAAGAATGTTCAACATGCTCTTGAAAGTTCTATGGTTCAACTGCAAGCATGGGTAAGAAGAACAAGAGATCACCAAAGGCAGAAAGTGAAACAGAAGACAGATATGATAATGCAAATGCAAAATCAGAACGAAGGTGAGCTTAATGCTGAAATAAAAGCCCTTCAAGATGAAGTGGAAGTCTTTATGGAAGATGAGGAACTGATATGGAAACAGAGAGCTAAACAACAGTGGCTCAAAGATGGCGACAGaaattccaaattttttcaCAAATGTGCATCTCATAGAAGAAAAGTAAATGTGATCAAAAGTATTACTGATGAAAGGGGGAACAGGGCCACCAACCGAGCAGAG CACATTGTTGGAGGGGACGTGGCTGCTGCAGTGCAGGAAATACTGGAAACTAGAAGAGGTGTGGCTGAAATCAATGAGACTTATATTGCTTTGATTCCTAAGAAGAAACTTCCAACTATTGTCTCGGAGTACAGACCCATTAGTTTATGTAATGTCATCTACAAGGTGGTCTCTAAAGTCCTGGCAAACAGATTGAAGCTTTTCCTTCCTTCCATTATTTCACCCTcacaaagtgcttttgttcccGGGAGATTAATTTCTGATAATATCATAGTGGCATATGAAACTATGCACTCAATGAAACATAGAATGAGAGGTAAGAGGGAAGGATACATGGCATTGAAgttagacatgagtaaggcatatgacAGAATTGAATGGCCTTTTTTAGAAGCTGTTTTGCTCAAGATGGGATTCAGTAAAGAGTGGACTGAACTGGTTATGTCATGTGTGAGCTCTGTCAAGTATTCTATTCTGATAAATGGCACTCCACAGCAAAAGTTCTGTCCAAAGAGaggattgagacaaggagaccctCTTTCTCCTTATCTTTTCATCTTATGCTCTGAGGTTCTTGGCCTATTGCTGGATCAAGCTGAACAGAAGGGTTTCATATCAGGTTTTCCATTTGCTAGAGGGAGGCTTTTGGTTAACCAtctcttttttgcagatgacagtttGCTTTTCTGCAAGGCAAATGCACTGGAGTGGAGCAGGCTCTTTGGCATCCTCAAAATGTATGAATATGCATCTGGTCAGAGGCTAAATATGGATAAAACAGCAGTGTATTTCAGTAGCAATACAAGAGCTGAGGCAAAAGAGGTTATACTTGCAGCAGCAGGACTGGAGGAGGCCAAatcttatgaaaaatatttggggCTGCCAGCCTACGTGGGGAAACAGAAGTTAAATGCTTTCAAACCTGTCTTGGATAACATAAGGGCAAGAATGCATAGTTGGTCAGTCAGATTTCTATCTCAGGCAGGAAAGGAAGTGTTGTTAAAATCTGTCATACAGGCCATTCCTACTTATTGTATGAGTATTTTCAAACTTCCTAAAGCTATTTTGAACTCCATTAATTCCTTAATGCAAAGGTTCTGGTGGGGAATGAAAGGTGATAGATCAAAAATTAAATGGCTCTCTTGGAAGACCTTAGGAATATCAAAGGAAGAGGGAGGTCTTGGCTATAGAGATTTTGAGAACTTCAATGTTGCTCTCTTAGCCAAGCAAGGTTGGCGGCTTCTCAAACAACCAGATTCTTTACCTGCAAGGATTCTTAAAGCAAAGTATTTTCACAAGTCAGACTTCATACAGGCCAAGTTGGGCAGCAATCCTTCATTTCTATGGAGGAGTTTCACTGCAGGGAGGGAGGTTCTAAGGGAAGGGATGCTTTGGTGTATTGGTAATGGAAATTCTGTAAGGATTTGGAAAGACAAATGGATTCCCAGGCCTACCTCTTATAAAGTTCAATCAACTGTAAGGGTGCTAGATGAGTCTTCGAAGGTGAGCTGTTTGATTGATCAGCATAGGGTTGAGTGGAATAAAGCCTTGTTACAGGATGTTTTCGATCCTGAGGAGATAGAGGTCATTAGCAGAATTCCTATAAGCATAACAAATGCTAATGACAAACTGACATGGAGGTGTACAAAAGATGGTTCCTTTTCAGTAAAGAGTGCCTATCACTTGCTATGTATGATGGAGGCAAACAACCAGGGGCAGTCTTCTTCTGTAGTTCCAAATAACAAGAGTTGGTCTATGATCTGGAAACTGGGGATTCCTAATGCAAACAGGATGCTAATATGGAGGGCCTGTCATGAGTCCTTGCCAACAAAGcttaatttatttaagaaaaggATAGTGGAGTCACCTTTCTGTCCAGTGTGTCAATTGGAGCAGGAATCAGTTATGCATGCACTCTGGTCTTATGCTTCAGTCCAAGATGTGTGGAGCCTGA CCACAGTTTATCAAATTTGGAAGAGAAGGAACCACTTTATTTTTGAGCAAAAGTTTTGGGAGCCAGGGAAggtagttgatgctgcttctcaGGTTGTTACTGATTATAGTGTGGCAAATAACAAGGATGTAGCGGTTCAAGTTAGTTCAAGACAAAGTGTTTCTAATTGGAGAGCACCCCCTCTCAATGTATTCAAAGTGAACTGGGATGCTGCGGTTGATAAAAGTAAGTGCAAAATTGGTGCAGGAATTGTCATTAGGAACTGGGAAGGCAGTGTAGTGGCTTCTTTAAGATCACCTAAAGATTCTTTCCCTGATGCTCTCTTAGCAGAGTCTTATGGAGTCTTGAAAGCAATTCTTTTCAGTCAACAGTTGGGACTAACTCATGTGATATTTGAGGGAGACGCACAGCAAGTTGTCTTGGCACTCAACAAACCAAGCCAGGATGAGTTCCCAGCTGGGGTGTTTTTATCTGATGCAAAACTTCTATTAGGCTCATTCGTAAGGTGGTCTGTAGAACATGTTTCTCGTGATTGTAATTCCGTGGCTCATGTTTTAGCCAAGGATGCTCTTAAactctctgaggagagcataCCATTGGGGGAAATTCCCTCGTGTATTCATCCGTTGGGATTATTGAGTTGA